A single region of the Methanofollis sp. genome encodes:
- a CDS encoding methyltransferase domain-containing protein: MEYFDLISISTSGMAIMNPTTPEKVVSAGEVAGLSADDRVVEFGCGYGTILALWGKRFGIAGRGLDIREDACRRAAALLAKEGLSPRIGIDLADVRDETPDRPYDCAACIGSSHIWGGFAGALEAMSEWLEPDGRIVIGERYWARDNVPPEFAREWRDVLTEYEIFQAARDAGFDVAAIFRASPDDWDAYESGNWQGLLAWLRDHPDDTDADEVREYLYRIQDEYAAYGREYMGFAVYVLVPS; the protein is encoded by the coding sequence GTGGAATATTTTGATCTCATCTCGATCTCGACGAGTGGCATGGCCATCATGAACCCCACGACACCTGAAAAGGTGGTCAGTGCCGGTGAGGTGGCCGGCCTCTCCGCCGATGACCGGGTTGTGGAATTCGGTTGCGGTTACGGGACGATCCTTGCTCTCTGGGGGAAGAGGTTCGGGATCGCCGGGCGCGGCCTTGACATCAGGGAGGACGCCTGCCGGCGGGCCGCGGCCCTCCTCGCAAAGGAGGGGCTCTCCCCGCGGATCGGGATCGACCTGGCCGACGTGCGGGACGAGACGCCCGACCGCCCGTACGACTGTGCGGCCTGCATCGGTTCTTCCCACATCTGGGGCGGCTTTGCCGGTGCCCTTGAGGCGATGAGCGAGTGGCTTGAGCCCGACGGCAGGATCGTCATCGGCGAGAGGTACTGGGCGCGGGACAACGTCCCCCCTGAGTTTGCCCGGGAGTGGCGCGACGTCCTCACCGAGTACGAGATCTTTCAGGCGGCACGGGACGCGGGCTTCGATGTCGCGGCCATCTTCCGGGCGTCGCCCGACGACTGGGACGCCTACGAGTCGGGCAACTGGCAGGGGCTCCTTGCCTGGCTGCGCGACCACCCCGACGACACGGACGCCGACGAAGTGCGCGAGTACCTCTACCGTATCCAGGACGAGTACGCCGCCTACGGGCGGGAGTACATGGGTTTTGCCGTCTATGTCCTCGTCCCGTCCTGA